A stretch of DNA from Deltaproteobacteria bacterium:
TGCCATCGGCCGGTACATCGTATTTTTAAAAAACACCTTCCCCCAGGAATTGACCCTCGATGGACTGCATATTGTTCTGGATTGCGCCAACGGGGCGACTTATAAAGTGGCCCCGACGGTGTTCGAGGAGTTGGGTGCCCAGGTAACCCTGTTGGGGGCCAAACCCAACGGCGAAAATATCAATAAAAATTGTGGGGCCCTCTATCCCAGGCTGGTCAGTGCCATGGTCCGGAAAAAGAAGGCCGACATCGGCATCAGTTTTGACGGGGACGGCGACCGGGTCGTTTTTGTAGACGAAAACGGAGAGATCATCGATGGCGACCAGGTTATGGCCATTTGTGCCACCCGGATGTCTCAAGATCGGCGATTAAAAAAGAATACGCTGGTCACCACGGTGATGAGCAACATGGGCCTGGAAGTAGCCATGCAGGAGAAAGGGATCCGGATGATCCGGACCCAGGTGGGAGACCGTTATGTGGTGGAGGAAATGGTCAAGAGAGGTTGTAACTTCGGGGGGGAGCAATCCGGTCATCTGGTATTCCTGGACCACAACCCCACAGGGGACGGGATTTTAAGTGCCTTGCAGCTCCTGGCCATCATGCAAAAGGAGGGGAAGAGTCTTTCCGACTTATCGGACGTCATGGAACGATATCCTCAACAACTGGTCAATGTCCGGATCAAGGAACGGAAACGGCTGGAGGATTTTCCGGCGGTCACCCAGCAAATCAGGAAGGTGGAGAAAAAACTGGGCCAAAAAGGCCGTCTGCTGGTCCGTTTTTCAGGGACGGAACCTTTGGTCCGGGTCATGATAGAAGGGGAGGATGAAAAAGAGATTCAGGTATTAGCCGAAGAAACGGCCCGGATGATTGAAAGGGAATTCAATGCCTAAAAAATTAAAAGATCTGTTGTTGGTTATGGATGTGGGAAACACCAATATTGTTTTAGGGGTCTATGATGGGCCTGTCCGGCTCTGTGATTGGCGTATCCGAACGGAAAAAGACGCCACCCTGGATGAATTGGGGATCTTCATCCGGAACCTCTTTGCTTCCCGTGCATTAGGATTGGACCAGGTGGGCCAGATGATTATCTCTTGCGTGGTCCCGCCCATGCTCTATACCCTGGAGGAATTCGGGAAACGCTATTTTAATTTCCGTCCCTTTTT
This window harbors:
- a CDS encoding phosphoglucosamine mutase, whose translation is MRKLFGTDGIRGVANVYPMTVEVALQLGKGCAYIFKDKTRRHKIVVGKDTRLSGYMIETAITAGICSMGGDVLLVGPLPTPGIAFLTVSMRADAGIVISASHNAYQDNGIKVFSSNGFKLPDPVEEKIESLMFSEALSSSMVTANKVGKAFRIDDAIGRYIVFLKNTFPQELTLDGLHIVLDCANGATYKVAPTVFEELGAQVTLLGAKPNGENINKNCGALYPRLVSAMVRKKKADIGISFDGDGDRVVFVDENGEIIDGDQVMAICATRMSQDRRLKKNTLVTTVMSNMGLEVAMQEKGIRMIRTQVGDRYVVEEMVKRGCNFGGEQSGHLVFLDHNPTGDGILSALQLLAIMQKEGKSLSDLSDVMERYPQQLVNVRIKERKRLEDFPAVTQQIRKVEKKLGQKGRLLVRFSGTEPLVRVMIEGEDEKEIQVLAEETARMIEREFNA